CCTGGAAACGCTCGCGCTGGTTCTCCTCGGTGACCGCATCCTCGCGCAGGCGCTGGGGCATCTCCAATGGATGCGCCAGCGGTTCCACCCCGCTGGTGTCCACCGCACTCATGGTCTCCACGAAGGAGAGGATATCGGAGAGGTTCCGCGCGTAGTCGGGCACCGCGTCGCCATCCACCTGCAGCCGCGCCAGATGGGCAATTTCATTGACCTGCTCGTCACTGAGTGACATGGCGTCCTCGAACAGCTTGCGGGAAAACCGGAATTGTCGGCCAATCAACGTTGCAGCGCAAACGTGACCGCATCCACAAAAGCGTGCAAACGGCACCGCACGTCGCTTGCCGCGATGCAGGTGCACTGATAGATTAGCGAGCTTCTTGCGGAGCAAGCACCCGTCGTCTGTCGGCCGTTGCTTCCTCTAATTCTTGTACGCCGGCAACAACAATCATCGTCACGGCCTATCCGGGCGTGAGCGGGCGTCTCATCGGGACAGGATACCGGACCCAGCCATGTTCAAGGGCATTCGCGGACTCTTCTCCAATGATCTTTCCATCGACCTCGGCACTGCTAACACTCTGATCTACCTCCGTGGCCAGGGCATCGTCCTGAATGAACCCTCTGTGGTAGCCATCCGGCAGGATCGCGACGGCGGTCCGAAGAGCATCGCCGCGGTAGGCGCCGAGGCCAAGAGCATGCTCGGGCGCACGCCGGGGAATATCCGTGCCATCCGGCCGCTCAAGGACGGGGTGATCGCGGACTTCACCGTCACCGAAAAAATGCTTCAGCACTTCATCAAGAAGGTGCACGAGGCGCGTTTCTTCAAGCCCAGCCCCCGGGTGCTGGTGTGCGTGCCCTGCGGCTCCACACAGGTCGAGCGTCGCGCCATCAAGGAATCCGCGGTCGGTGCCGGTGCCCGTGAGACCTATCTGATCGAGGAACCCCGGGCGGCGGCCATTGGCGCCAACATGCCCGTGGACGAGGCCCGCGGTTCCATGGTGCTGGACATCGGCGGCGGCACCTCGGAAGTGGCCGTGCTGTCCCTGAACGGCATCGTCTATTCGGCATCGGTACGTATCGGCGGCGACCGCTTTGACGAGGCCATCATCAACTACGTCCGCCGGAACTACGGCATCCTCATCGGCGAATCCACCGCCGAACGGATCAAGCACGAGATCGGTACCGCCTTCCCGGGCACCGAGGTGCGGGAGCTGGACGTCAAGGGGCGCAACCTGGCCCAGGGCGTGCCGCGCAGTTTTACCCTGAACAGCAACGAAATCCTGGAAGCGCTGCAGGAGCCGCTCTCCGGGATTGTCGGCGCGGTGAAAACGGCACTGGAGCAGACACCGCCGGAGTTGGGTGCCGACGTGGCCGACCGCGGCATTGTCATCACCGGCGGCGGCGCATTGCT
The DNA window shown above is from Aquisalimonas sp. 2447 and carries:
- the gatC gene encoding Asp-tRNA(Asn)/Glu-tRNA(Gln) amidotransferase subunit GatC, producing MSLSDEQVNEIAHLARLQVDGDAVPDYARNLSDILSFVETMSAVDTSGVEPLAHPLEMPQRLREDAVTEENQRERFQAIAPQVEAGLYLVPRVIE
- a CDS encoding rod shape-determining protein, which translates into the protein MFKGIRGLFSNDLSIDLGTANTLIYLRGQGIVLNEPSVVAIRQDRDGGPKSIAAVGAEAKSMLGRTPGNIRAIRPLKDGVIADFTVTEKMLQHFIKKVHEARFFKPSPRVLVCVPCGSTQVERRAIKESAVGAGARETYLIEEPRAAAIGANMPVDEARGSMVLDIGGGTSEVAVLSLNGIVYSASVRIGGDRFDEAIINYVRRNYGILIGESTAERIKHEIGTAFPGTEVRELDVKGRNLAQGVPRSFTLNSNEILEALQEPLSGIVGAVKTALEQTPPELGADVADRGIVITGGGALLRNVDRLLMEETGLPVVVADDPLTCVARGGGRALELMDEQGLDLFTVE